TCCTTAAAAATACAGTAATCGATCCTTTCGCTGAGATTGGTGGTGGTTATACTTGGGTTGAAGAAGTTGGTTCTGGTACAGTAAATGGTGGTGTTGGTGTAAACTTATGGTTTACGGAAAACATTGGACTTACTTTTCAAACTGTATACAAGCACGCTTTTGAAGATTACGGAGTTACACATTTCCAACATTTAGCTGGTGTCAACATTAAGTTCGGTGGTACTGATACTGATGGTGATGGTATTTATGACAAAGATGACGCTTGTCCAGAAGTTGCTGGTTTAGCTGCTTTCAACGGTTGTCCAGATGCTGATGGTGATGGTATTGAAGATAGCAAAGATGCTTGTCCTAATGTTGCAGGTTCAAAAGAAATGAACGGTTGTCCTGATACAGACGGTGATGGTGTTGCTGATAAAGATGATGCTTGTCCTAATGTTGCTGGCTTAAAAGCCTTAAATGGTTGTCCAGATGCTGATGGCGATGGTATTGCTGATAAAGATGACGCATGTCCTTCTGAAGCTGGTCCTGCTGCTAACAAAGGTTGTCCTTACCAAGATGCTGACGGTGATGGCGTTTTAGACAAAGACGATATGTGTCCAGATGTTGCTGGAACTGTAGCTAATAAAGGTTGTCCTGAAGTAACTGAAGAAGTTCAGAAAAAATTGAATGATTATGCTAGAACTATCTTATTTGATACTGGTAAATCTTCTATTAAAGCTGAATCTACTTCTGTAATGGTTGATATCATTACGATCTTAAAGGAATATCCTAATTCTAAATTTACTGTAGAAGGTCATACGGATAGTGTTGGTTCAAACAAATTAAACCAAAGCTTATCTGAATCTCGTGCACTTTCTGTAAAAGAATTTTTAGTAGAAAAAGGTATCGAAGAATTTAGATTATCTGCTGTAGGTTACGGTGAAGAGAAGCCAATCGCTTCTAACGCTACAAGATCAGGTAGAGAGCAAAACAGAAGAGTTGAAATTAATTTAGTAAAGTAATTTAATTACTGAGAATTAATTTTCAAATATTACATAGTAAAAAGCTCCGCAATCGCGGAGCTTTTTTTATTTTTACTTCATGCAAAGTTTTATTGAAGAAGTTGTAGAGACCCTTGTCAAATCTGAAAATGATATTTCTAAGCTACTCTTTGTTCTACCCAGTAAAAGAGCAGG
The sequence above is drawn from the Cellulophaga sp. Hel_I_12 genome and encodes:
- a CDS encoding OmpA family protein, with protein sequence MKHLSKLLVVALLFVGFNSIQAQDENNPWQIGFGLNAIDVYPAAGTNARLGDIPSSFGNEFFNATDHWNILPSISYVSVSKYVGSGFSVGARGSLNRISKLGDVEVDDLSHYAIDGTIKYSFLKNTVIDPFAEIGGGYTWVEEVGSGTVNGGVGVNLWFTENIGLTFQTVYKHAFEDYGVTHFQHLAGVNIKFGGTDTDGDGIYDKDDACPEVAGLAAFNGCPDADGDGIEDSKDACPNVAGSKEMNGCPDTDGDGVADKDDACPNVAGLKALNGCPDADGDGIADKDDACPSEAGPAANKGCPYQDADGDGVLDKDDMCPDVAGTVANKGCPEVTEEVQKKLNDYARTILFDTGKSSIKAESTSVMVDIITILKEYPNSKFTVEGHTDSVGSNKLNQSLSESRALSVKEFLVEKGIEEFRLSAVGYGEEKPIASNATRSGREQNRRVEINLVK